A stretch of Paraburkholderia phenazinium DNA encodes these proteins:
- a CDS encoding MFS transporter: protein MSDTRRDLTGHRSQTATFLSDYGFWALTFSYVLSQFFRSYVAVIATQVIADFRFSSEMFGWFAGAFFLVFAFAQIPVGLMFDRYGVRAPTAVLMAIGTLSAGVLACTADPWTAIAAQAGIGLGCAPVFMGLLNYVLSSGAGPRQTSAVTTASAIGMAGALLAAWPLSRATAEAGWRTPLLIAAGAMLCATLSVVLCVKRRDPESHALRVAVANGTPRSGVGRFWALGPACLAMSVGATFRTSWGGPYLADVFGFDLLARGNAMTITSLAGIAASFSIPLMVRLWTPKSISLLWLIAGALAAVLLAVLPGASSVLGVGLICVLFSVGAIHPLVMSQARAITPAERLGLALGLLNSLVFLGVALASGCFGWIAGHARLANASSAQVYALLFAVTALPLTVGAIVYVFSPRTRAPRSA, encoded by the coding sequence ATGAGCGACACGCGGCGCGACCTTACCGGGCATCGTAGCCAGACGGCAACGTTCCTGAGCGACTACGGCTTCTGGGCGCTGACCTTTAGCTACGTGTTGAGCCAGTTTTTTCGCAGCTACGTCGCGGTCATTGCGACTCAGGTCATCGCCGATTTCCGTTTTTCATCGGAGATGTTTGGCTGGTTTGCCGGCGCCTTTTTTCTTGTATTCGCGTTCGCGCAAATACCAGTCGGCCTGATGTTCGACCGCTATGGCGTCCGTGCGCCGACCGCGGTGCTGATGGCCATAGGGACGCTCAGTGCCGGCGTGCTGGCGTGCACCGCTGATCCATGGACCGCCATTGCTGCGCAGGCCGGCATAGGGTTGGGCTGTGCTCCCGTTTTCATGGGGCTGCTCAACTACGTGCTCAGCAGCGGCGCTGGACCGCGGCAGACAAGTGCGGTCACGACCGCCAGCGCCATTGGTATGGCGGGGGCATTGCTTGCAGCGTGGCCGCTCAGCCGGGCCACTGCTGAAGCAGGGTGGCGAACCCCCTTGCTGATTGCCGCGGGGGCGATGCTTTGCGCTACGCTCAGCGTCGTCTTGTGCGTGAAGCGCCGGGATCCTGAGTCGCATGCGTTGCGCGTCGCAGTGGCGAACGGTACACCGCGCTCGGGAGTTGGGCGCTTCTGGGCGCTGGGGCCTGCGTGTCTCGCGATGTCGGTAGGTGCAACGTTTCGCACGTCCTGGGGTGGCCCCTATCTGGCGGACGTGTTTGGCTTTGACCTGTTGGCACGCGGCAACGCGATGACGATCACCAGCCTGGCCGGAATCGCTGCATCGTTCTCCATTCCTTTGATGGTTCGGCTCTGGACGCCCAAATCCATTTCCTTGCTATGGCTTATAGCGGGGGCACTTGCGGCCGTGTTGCTCGCTGTTCTCCCTGGCGCCAGTAGCGTCCTCGGCGTGGGATTGATCTGTGTCCTGTTTTCGGTAGGTGCGATTCATCCGTTGGTCATGTCACAGGCGCGCGCGATCACACCTGCTGAGAGGCTGGGACTCGCCTTGGGTCTGCTCAATAGTCTCGTCTTCCTTGGGGTGGCGTTAGCTAGCGGTTGTTTCGGCTGGATCGCGGGACATGCAAGGCTGGCGAACGCTTCGTCCGCTCAGGTCTATGCGTTGCTGTTCGCGGTCACCGCATTGCCGCTCACGGTCGGGGCAATCGTCTATGTTTTTAGTCCTCGCACACGAGCGCCGCGCTCGGCCTGA
- a CDS encoding MFS transporter, with product METYQLKRPAAENPWSIVVLLALGLLISFVDRTSLSAALADKSFVREFALTSVERGWLNSAVFWSYGFVQMPMGWLVDRYGVKWPYTICFTLWCIAAAVTGLVTTLSALIIMRLLIGVAESVVIPATYRYLANNFEETQKGTALGIFSIGGKMGPALGAPIAAWMIVAYSWKMMFIATGLVGLVWLVPWLLMVKNDYPSREQLAAAIHRASSVPLKNLLASPVVWGGLINNFCYSYFAFYCMTWMPAYLVEQRGLSLERSGLYTFFSFAGIAIVAAIAGWAADRIIARGNDAVVVRKAFIVAGFIGGTTVLLGAYAPSLEMALFWNVLSLSLLGLVTANNLALCKLTLIPKQAVGLNTGLQQVSTSLAGGVSASLSGWLLHLGGSYLLPMMAIFAFLLMGATSTLVLLQRKWAPKVNDIALEPPQTETQTSI from the coding sequence ATGGAGACGTATCAATTGAAACGACCGGCAGCCGAGAATCCCTGGAGCATTGTCGTGCTCCTCGCGCTCGGACTGCTGATTTCGTTTGTCGACCGTACGAGCCTGTCCGCTGCTCTGGCGGACAAGAGCTTCGTTCGAGAATTTGCACTGACGAGCGTCGAGCGCGGCTGGCTCAATTCAGCGGTCTTCTGGTCCTACGGTTTCGTCCAGATGCCCATGGGCTGGCTCGTCGACCGCTACGGCGTGAAATGGCCTTACACGATCTGCTTCACGCTGTGGTGCATCGCTGCGGCAGTCACTGGCCTCGTGACAACGCTGTCCGCCCTGATCATCATGCGTCTGCTCATCGGCGTGGCCGAATCCGTTGTGATTCCCGCTACCTATCGCTATCTGGCCAACAACTTCGAAGAAACCCAAAAAGGCACCGCACTAGGCATCTTTTCGATTGGCGGCAAGATGGGCCCCGCGCTGGGCGCACCGATCGCGGCCTGGATGATCGTCGCGTATTCGTGGAAGATGATGTTCATTGCGACGGGACTCGTTGGCCTGGTCTGGCTCGTGCCATGGTTGCTGATGGTCAAAAACGACTATCCGTCCAGGGAGCAACTTGCGGCAGCAATACATAGGGCTTCCTCTGTACCCCTTAAGAACCTGCTGGCGAGCCCTGTCGTCTGGGGCGGACTGATCAATAACTTCTGCTACAGCTATTTCGCTTTCTATTGCATGACCTGGATGCCAGCCTATCTGGTCGAGCAACGCGGTCTTTCTCTTGAGAGATCGGGTCTTTATACCTTCTTTAGCTTTGCTGGAATCGCGATCGTTGCGGCCATAGCGGGATGGGCTGCAGACCGGATTATCGCGCGTGGCAACGACGCCGTCGTTGTGCGTAAAGCGTTCATCGTTGCCGGCTTTATTGGTGGAACCACCGTGCTGCTCGGTGCCTATGCGCCGTCGCTCGAGATGGCGTTGTTCTGGAACGTGCTATCGCTTTCGCTGCTTGGCCTTGTCACAGCCAACAATCTGGCGCTGTGCAAGCTGACCTTGATCCCCAAGCAAGCGGTTGGATTGAACACCGGACTACAGCAGGTTTCCACCAGCCTCGCAGGTGGCGTATCGGCCAGCCTTTCAGGTTGGTTGCTCCATCTAGGCGGCAGCTATTTACTGCCGATGATGGCGATCTTCGCCTTCCTGCTGATGGGCGCAACGAGCACGCTGGTGCTGCTTCAACGTAAATGGGCGCCGAAAGTCAACGACATCGCCCTCGAACCGCCGCAGACAGAAACGCAGACTTCGATTTAG